The Triplophysa rosa linkage group LG15, Trosa_1v2, whole genome shotgun sequence genome has a segment encoding these proteins:
- the sprtn gene encoding DNA-dependent metalloprotease SPRTN has translation MMEDEDFLLALSLQEEFDQEAAGTRWNDDEDYPSSKRRKIDSSSELDVVPFSQSRPERPLSIVDESWETLDPNPDVRAMFLQFNDMFFWGKLCGVEVKWSPRMTLCAGLCSYEGRGGLCSVRLSEPLLKLRPRKDLVQTLLHEMIHALLFVTQNNRDRDGHGPEFCKHMNRINQASGTSITIYHSFHDEVDVYRQHWWRCSGPCQNRRPFFGYVKRAMNRPPSARDPWWAEHQRTCGGTYTKIKEPENYGKSSKTDQKKDKNAISEKSKTSKPPGSSTVSGSQAIRNIMPFSGRGFVLGGSTQNSMDKQPGQSPLSPTRAQPLVSPPRNDSPSHSIPWSNETNPYKRLSSGSSNVLGKKSVGNTSAFDNINGSPVRISKANGSLRAKQRMVRDLFQSKVLRSPERSDTTVDASKLKSNGPASSSTINNRHSSTITGPKPGSSENHVSKYFGNADNIKTTVPELCGSPKKSETSTGYISKHFGGNQRPALDTTSSGLRNSPQKPRTTTLGSNSKHFGGFQKPEAGFPSPRNAGSPQTSGTSTSGARKKPREEQNSAHIFDYFQRTVSETSTVKRREESGEAARPDRDQQADSSPVQITVHCPVCLSKIFESKINEHLDACLT, from the exons ATGATGGAGGATGAAGACTTCTTGCTCGCTCTAAGTTTACAAGAAGAGTTTGATCAAGAAGCGGCGGGTACCCGGTGGAATGATGATGAAGACTATCCGTCAAGTAAAAGGCGCAAGATTGACTCCTCCAGTGAGCTGGATGTTGTGCCATTCTCTCAGAGCAGACCGGAGAGACCGCTGTCTATCGTGGACGAGTCGTGGGAGACGCTGGACCCCAATCCGGACGTGAGAGCCATGTTCCTGCAGTTTAATGACATGTTCTTCTGGGGAAAACTGTGCGGGGTGGAGGTGAAGTGGAGTCCAAGGATGACACT GTGTGCTGGACTGTGCTCTTATGAGGGAAGAGGAGGCCTGTGCTCAGTAAGACTCAGTGAACCACTCTTAAAGCTCAGACCCCGTAAAGATCTCGTCCAG ACCCTTCTTCATGAGATGATCCACGCTCTTCTCTTTGTCACCCAAAACAACAGAGATCGAGATGGCCACGGACCGGAATTCTGCAAACACATGAACAGAATCAACCAAGCCAGTGGGACTAGCATCACT ATATATCACTCATTTCACGATGAGGTTGACGTGTACAGGCAGCACTGGTGGCGATGTAGCGGGCCCTGTCAGAATCGCCGACCGTTCTTTGGATACGTGAAGCGTGCGATGAACAGACCTCCCTCGGCCAGAGACCCCTGGTGGGCCGAGCACCAGAGGACTTGTGGCGGCACATACACCAAAATCAAGGAGCCAGAGAATTATGGGAAATCCAGCAAAACTGATCAAAAGAAAGACAAGAATGCTATCAGTGAGAAATCCAAGACGTCAAAGCCTCCCGGTAGCAGTACAG TCTCTGGCTCTCAGGCCATCAGAAATATAATGCCATTCAGTGGGAGAGGTTTCGTTCTTGGAGGAAGTACACAGAACTCAATGGACAAACAGCCCGGCCAGAGTCCCTTAAGCCCCACTAGAGCGCAACCTCTCGTCTCTCCTCCTAGGAACGACTCGCCATCCCACTCGATACCATGGTCCAACGAGACAAACCCTTACAAAAGACTCAGTTCAGGTTCATCAAATGTTCTCGGCAAAAAATCTGTCGGCAACACCAGTGCCTTCGACAACATCAACGGCTCACCTGTGAGGATTTCCAAAGCCAATGGCAGTCTGAGGGCAAAGCAGAGGATGGTGCGAGATCTCTTTCAGTCCAAAGTCCTCAGATCTCCAGAGAGGTCCGACACTACTGTGGATGCTTCCAAGCTTAAATCTAATGGACCGGCTTCATCCAGTACCATTAATAACCGTCATTCGTCCACAATAACCGGACCAAAGCCCGGCTCTTCCGAGAACCATGTCTCCAAATATTTTGGGAACGCTGACAATATTAAAACTACAGTCCCAGAACTTTGTGGAAGCCCTAAAAAGTCTGAAACTAGCACGGGTTACATTTCAAAGCACTTCGGAGGTAACCAAAGACCAGCGTTGGATACTACGAGCTCAGGGTTAAGAAACAGTCCCCAAAAACCACGCACAACTACTTTAGGATCCAATTCCAAGCACTTTGGAGGCTTTCAAAAGCCTGAGGCCGGTTTTCCAAGTCCTAGAAACGCTGGCAGCCCCCAGACATCAGGGACATCTACATCTGGAGCCAGGAAAAAACCACGGGAAGAGCAGAACTCGGCACATATTTTTGATTACTTCCAGAGGACGGTCAGCGAAACGTCGACGGTGAAGCGCAGAGAGGAGTCGGGCGAAGCTGCTCGGCCTGACAGAGATCAGCAAGCAGATAGTTCTCCGGTCCAAATCACCGTCCACTGCCCTGTGTGTCTCAGCAAAATATTTGAGTCTAAAATTAATGAACATTTAGACGCCTGTCTTACATGA
- the exoc8 gene encoding exocyst complex component 8, with protein MADTGNRLRNLLESPNFEPQSYVKQLSQQSDGDRDLQEHRQKIQTLADETAQNLKKNVYKNYRQFIETAKEISYLESEMYQLSHILTEQKSIMESITQSLLSSDKDETAKEMLAAFPKESEEVKQRTLTTLLEKVEGCKNIMETPGRYLVYNGDLLEYDADNMSQIQKVHAFLMNDCLLIATWLANRRGAVKYKYNALYDLESFAVVNVKDNPPMKDMFKILMFPESRIFKAENSKIKKEWLEILEETKKNKVAKDKNKKVEEVPTSPVRQEVSTNPFDKDEPLDSEELVDLSPEWIQELPEDLDVCIAQRDFEGAVDLLDKLNEYLKEQPVSPRVKELRVKVDERVRQLTEVLVFELSPDRSLRGGPKATRRAVSQLIRLGQSTKACDLFLKNRAAAVRTAIRQLRIEGATLLYIQKLCNIFFTSLLETAREFEMDFAGNTGCYSAFVVWSRSVMKVFVDAFSKQVFDSKESLSTAAECVKFASEHCKQLSEIGLDLTFILQTLLVRDIREALQSQKDIIIEATKHRNSEEMWRRMNLMTPEALAKLKDEMRSCGISSFDQYTGEDCWVNLSYTVVAFTKQMMAFLEEGLKLYFPELHMVFLESLREIILVAVQHVDYSLRCEQETEKKAFILQNASFLHETVLPVVERRFEEGVGKPAKQLQDLRKSSRSVRVNPDSTTSLV; from the coding sequence ATGGCAGACACGGGAAATCGCCTGCGTAACTTACTGGAATCTCCTAATTTTGAGCCTCAGTCATACGTGAAGCAGCTCTCGCAGCAGTCCGACGGTGACCGAGATTTACAAGAGCATCGTCAAAAAATACAAACGTTGGCTGACGAAACCGCACAGAACCTGAAGAAAAACGTCTACAAAAACTACAGACAGTTCATCGAGACGGCCAAGGAGATTTCATACCTGGAAAGTGAGATGTATCAGCTCAGTCACATTCTCACAGAGCAGAAGAGTATAATGGAGAGTATCACACAGTCTCTCCTGTCTTCTGATAAAGATGAAACGGCCAAAGAGATGCTCGCAGCCTTTCCTAAAGAAAGCGAAGAGGTCAAACAAAGAACCCTGACCACACTTCTGGAAAAGGTAGAGGGATGCAAGAACATCATGGAAACCCCAGGCAGATATCTGGTTTATAATGGAGATCTCTTGGAGTATGACGCAGACAACATGTCACAGATTCAAAAGGTCCACGCTTTCCTCATGAACGACTGTCTGCTCATCGCGACTTGGCTGGCTAACAGACGCGGAGCCGTGAAATACAAATACAACGCGCTGTATGATCTGGAAAGCTTTGCCGTTGTAAATGTTAAAGACAACCCCCCGATGAAAGACATGTTCAAAATCCTGATGTTTCCCGAGAGCCGCATCTTCAAAGCCGAGAACAGCAAGATCAAGAAAGAGTGGCTGGAGATCCTGGAGGAAACGAAGAAAAACAAAGTGGCGAAGGACAAGAACAAAAAGGTAGAGGAGGTGCCGACATCGCCGGTCAGACAGGAAGTGTCCACAAATCCCTTCGATAAAGACGAACCTCTGGATTCTGAGGAGCTGGTGGATCTGAGCCCCGAATGGATACAGGAGCTGCCAGAAGATCTTGACGTGTGCATTGCTCAGAGGGACTTCGAGGGTGCTGTCGACCTGTTAGATAAGCTGAACGAATATCTGAAGGAGCAGCCGGTGTCTCCGCGGGTGAAGGAGCTGAGGGTCAAGGTGGACGAGCGGGTTCGACAGCTGACGGAAGTGCTGGTGTTTGAGCTCTCCCCCGATCGCTCCCTCCGCGGGGGACCCAAAGCCACGCGGAGAGCCGTCTCCCAGCTCATCCGCTTGGGTCAATCCACAAAGGCCTGTGatctgtttttgaaaaaccGAGCTGCGGCGGTCCGGACTGCCATCCGCCAGCTGCGCATTGAGGGCGCCACGTTGCTTTACATCCAAAAGCTCTGCAACATCTTCTTCACGAGTTTGCTCGAGACCGCCAGGGAGTTTGAGATGGACTTCGCGGGCAACACTGGCTGCTACTCCGCCTTCGTGGTCTGGTCTCGCTCGGTGATGAAAGTCTTCGTAGACGCCTTCAGCAAACAGGTGTTTGACAGCAAAGAGAGCCTGTCCACCGCCGCGGAGTGCGTGAAGTTCGCCAGCGAACACTGCAAGCAGCTGAGCGAGATAGGCCTGGATCTCACCTTTATTTTGCAAACGTTACTGGTCAGAGACATCAGGGAGGCCCTCCAAAGCCAGAAAGACATAATCATAGAGGCCACGAAGCATCGTAACTCTGAGGAGATGTGGCGTAGGATGAACCTGATGACTCCTGAAGCTCTGGCCAAACTCAAGGATGAAATGCGGAGCTGTGGGATCAGCAGCTTCGATCAGTACACGGGGGAAGACTGCTGGGTCAACCTGAGCTACACCGTCGTGGCCTTCACCAAACAGATGATGGCGTTCCTGGAAGAGGGGCTGAAGCTGTACTTCCCCGAGCTGCACATGGTGTTTCTGGAGAGCCTGCGGGAGATCATACTGGTGGCCGTGCAGCATGTGGATTACAGCCTGCGCTGCGAGCAGGAGACAGAGAAAAAGGCCTTCATTCTCCAGAACGCATCGTTCCTGCACGAGACTGTGCTTCCTGTTGTGGAGAGGAGGTTTGAGGAAGGTGTCGGGAAACCGGCCAAACAGCTGCAGGATTTGAGAAAGAGCTCTCGGTCTGTCAGGGTCAATCCTGACAGCACTACATCTCTTGTTTAA